The following proteins come from a genomic window of Tenebrio molitor chromosome 9, icTenMoli1.1, whole genome shotgun sequence:
- the unc-104 gene encoding kinesin-like protein unc-104 isoform X2, which produces MFPFVLGKQIPIMSSVKVAVRVRPFNNREISRECKCIIKMGGNTTTIINPKADPKEPLKSFNFDYSYWSHDEDDPEFSSQLVVYKDIGEEMLQHSFDGYNVCIFAYGQTGAGKSYTMMGKQEDGQEGIIPQICKDLFNRIHTNDNTDIKYSVEVSYMEIYCERVRDLLNPKNKGNLRVREHPLLGPYVEDLSKLAVTSYEDIHDLIDEGNKARTVAATNMNETSSRSHAVFTIFFTQQRYDQTTALCTEKVSKISLVDLAGSERADSTGAKGTRLKEGANINKSLTTLGKVISALAEIASKSKKSKKADFIPYRDSVLTWLLRENLGGNSKTAMIAAISPADINYDETLSTLRYADRAKQIVCKAVVNEDANAKLIRELKEEIQKLRELLKAEGIEVHEGPDGKVIYEKREPPRAEDNIVARNNKENNERVRTTSTTIAEEAVDQLQASEKLIAELNETWEEKLKRTEAIRIQREAVFAEMGVAVKEDGITVGVFSPKCTPHLVNLNEDPFMSECLIYYTKDGITRVGSAEANIPQDIQLVGSHIKSEHCIFENKDGKVTLIPSTGALIYVNGREITEPVVLKTGSRVILGKNHVFRFTHPDEAREMREKNTTPVETVDWNFAQIELLEKQGVDLKAEMEKRLLTLEEQYRKEKETADQLFEEQRKNYEARIDALQKQVEEQSMTMSMYSSYTPEDFNNDEDIFVNPLFDAECNWTEKEYELAANAWRKWKHHQFTSLRDDLWGNAIFLKEANAISVELKKKVQFQFTLLTETLYSPLPPDLRPVIDYDQDEDATQPKTIVAVEVQDTKNGATHYWSLDKLRQRLELMRLVYNEEVVEMPSPEVGETTTPLLRCLTQCPPSPSRFSLTSLLPSRQRLELMREMYHNEAEMSPTSPDYNVESLTGGDPFYDRFPWFRMVGRGFVYLSNLLYPVTLIHKVAIVSEKGDVRGYLRVAVQAVMDEDNSDQVGVRQSARIAFETPKAVIEHKNSHNMDERIIEGQNGIDPIKLDELIECDADSGRGDSSVSSDLKEDEIPDHLAIGKEFTFRVTVLQAVGISTEYADIFCQFKFSSSFLHRHDEAFSTEPVKNSGKGTPLGFYHVQNITVSTTKSFIDYIKTQPIVFEVFGHYQQHPLHKDAKLEGSVRQPPRRMLPPSIPISQPVRSSKFGALPSPCTAHIHAKVDVLVWFEICELAPSGEYVPVVVEHSDDLPCRGLFLLHQGIQRRIRITIVHDQAAEIKWRDVKELVVGRIRNSPESDEDEDNDNSVLSLGLFPGEYLEVPGDDRVMFRFEAAWDSSLHNSPLLNRVTSGREQIFMTISAYLELENCGRPAIITKDLSMVIYGRTGPSSFKRLFSGNYRNDEANRLSGVYELLLRRASEAGVQRRQRRVLDTSSTYVRGEENLHGWRPRGDSLIFDHQWELEKLTRLEEVEWMRHTLLLRERLGYDRSINHNKYHVEYTKSEKEVCNMVAKNNNLNNAVQNNDFYEYTDREKQLLIKCIRLIQGKGRDSVSGMKDNEVASPSEEMTEMSTSMLSSMMSNASIELCSPERAALPGECAPFPPVPVSPPGPRDPELVLYVPDMEEIRISPVVARKGYLNVLEHKTKGWKKRWVSVRRPYVFIFRDEKDPVERALINLGTAQVEYSEDQLAMVRLPNTFSVVSKHRGYLLQTLHEKEVHDWLYAINPLLAGQIRSKSARRNPQSRQENCDSVGSVACK; this is translated from the exons ATGTTTCCCTTTG TTTTAGGGAAACAAATTCCGATCATGTCGTCGGTAAAAGTAGCAGTACGGGTCCGGCCCTTCAACAACAGAGAAATATCACGAGAATGCAAATGTATAATAAAGATGGGTGGCAACACCACCA CCATCATCAACCCGAAAGCAGACCCTAAAGAGCCCCTCAAGAGCTTCAACTTTGACTATTCTTACTGGTCCCATGAC GAAGACGATCCCGAATTCTCCTCACAACTTGTCGTCTACAAAGACATCGGCGAGGAGATGCTGCAGCACTCCTTCGACGGCTACAATGTCTGCATCTTCGCCTACGGCCAAACCGGAGCGGGCAAGTCCTACACGATGATGGGCAAACAAGAAGACGGACAAGAAGGCATCATCCCCCAAATCTGCAAGGACCTATTCAACAGAATACACACTAACGATAACACCGACATCAAGTATTCAGTGGAAGTAAGCTACATGGAGATCTACTGCGAGAGGGTGCGAGACTTGCTCAACCCCAAGAACAAAGGGAACTTGAGGGTCCGCGAGCACCCCCTCCTGGGGCCATACGTCGAGGATCTGAGCAAGCTGGCGGTGACCAGCTACGAGGACATTCACGACCTCATCGACGAAGGCAACAAGGCCCGCACCGTCGCCGCCACCAACATGAACGAAACCAGTTCGAGGTCGCACGCCGTGTTTACTATTTTCTTCACGCAGCAGCGATACGATCAGACCACCGCGTTGTGCACGGAGAAGGTGTCGAAGATCTCGCTGGTCGACCTTGCCGGCTCCGAGAGGGCCGACTCCACGGGTGCCAAGGGAACGAGGCTGAAGGAGGGCGCCAACATCAACAAGAGTCTCACCACTTTGGGGAAAGTCATATCGGCCCTCGCTGAAATC GCCTCCAAGAGCAAGAAATCGAAAAAGGCCGACTTCATACCTTACCGAGACTCGGTCCTCACCTGGCTGCTCCGCGAGAACCTCGGGGGCAACAGCAAGACCGCCATGATCGCCGCCATCTCCCCCGCCGACATCAATTACGACGAGACCCTTTCCACCCTCAG GTACGCCGACAGGGCGAAACAGATCGTGTGCAAGGCCGTCGTCAACGAGGACGCCAACGCGAAACTCATCCGCGAGCTCAAGGAGGAGATCCAGAAGCTGCGCGAACTCCTCAAGGCCGAAGGGATCGAAGTGCACGAGG GGCCGGATGGCAAAGTTATTTATGAGAAAAGGGAGCCCCCTA GAGCGGAGGATAACATCGTCGCCCGCAACAACAAGGAGAACAACGAGAGGGTGAGGACGACGTCGACGACGATAGCCGAGGAGGCGGTCGACCAATTGCAAGCCAGCGAGAAGCTGATAGCCG AACTGAACGAGACGTGGGAGGAGAAGCTGAAACGCACCGAGGCCATCAGGATACAACGCGAGGCCGTCTTCGCCGAGATGGGGGTGGCCGTGAAGGAGGACGGCATCACGGTGGGGGTGTTCTCCCCCAAGTGCACGCCCCACTTGGTCAACTTGAACGAGGACCCGTTCATGTCGGAGTGCTTGATTTATTACACGAAGGACGGCATCACGAGGGTGGGATCCGCGGAGGCCAACATTCCGCAGGACATTCAGCTGGTCGGCTCCCACATCAAATCGGAGCACTGCATCTTCGAGAACAAAGACGGCAAAGTTACGCTGATACCGTCGACTGGGGCCCTAATTTATGTTAATGGACGGGAG ATCACGGAACCCGTGGTCCTCAAGACCGGCTCTAGAGTAATCCTCGGCAAGAACCACGTGTTCCGTTTCACTCATCCAGACGAAGCGAGAGAAATGCGCGAGAAGAACACCACCCCCGTCGAAACCGTCGACTGGAACTTCGCACAGATCGAGCTCCTGGAGAAGCAAGGCGTCGATCTCAAAGCCGAAATGGAGAAGCGTCTCCTCACCCTGGAAGAACAATACCGCAAAGAGAAAGAAACCGCCGACCAACTGTTCGAAGAACAGAGAAAG AACTACGAGGCCAGAATCGACGCCCTGCAGAAACAGGTGGAAGAGCAGAGCATGACGATGTCGATGTACAGTTCCTACACTCCCGAAGACTTCAACAATGACGAAGACATTTTCG TGAACCCTCTGTTTGACGCAGAGTGCAATTGGACCGAGAAAGAGTACGAGCTGGCGGCCAACGCCTGGAGGAAGTGGAAGCATCACCAGTTCACGTCGTTACGCGACGATCTGTGGGGCAACGCCATCTTCCTCAAAGAGGCGAATGCCATATCCGTCGAACTCAAGAAGAAG GTCCAGTTCCAGTTCACTTTGCTCACCGAAACCTTGTACTCTCCCCTGCCGCCCGACCTGCGCCCCGTCATCGACTACGACCAAGACGAGGACGCCACCCAACCCAAGACCATCGTCGCCGTCGAGGTCCAGGACACTAAGAACGGCGCCACTCACTACTGGTCGCTGGACAAGTTGCG TCAAAGACTGGAATTGATGCGTCTGGTTTATAACGAGGAAGTGGTCGAAATGCCGAGTCCGGAAGTTGGCGAAACGACGACGCCTTTGCTGAGATGTCTGACGCAATGTCCACCGTCACCTTCACGCTTCTCTCTTACCAGTCTGTTACCGTCGAG ACAAAGACTCGAACTGATGCGCGAGATGTACCACAACGAGGCCGAGATGTCTCCCACGTCTCCCGATTACAATGTGGAGTCGCTGACCGGGGGCGACCCCTTCTACGACCGCTTCCCCTGGTTCAGGATGGTGGGTCGCGGGTTCGTCTACTTGAGCAACCTCCTCTACCCCGTCACGCTCATCCACAAAGTGGCGATCGTGAGCGAAAAGGGTGACGTCAGGGGGTACCTGAGGGTGGCAGTTCAAGCTGTCATGGACGAGGACAATTCCGATCAAGTGGGCGTCCGACAGAGTGCCAGGATAGCCTTCGAAACGCCTAAAG CCGTTATCGAACACAAAAACAGCCACAACATGGACGAACGTATTATCGAAGGTCAGAACGGTATTGATCCCATTAAGCTCGATGAACTTATTGAGTGTGATGCAGATTCGGGTCGTGGAGACAGTTCGGTGTCTTCAGATTTGAAAGAGGACGAAATTCCCGATCATTTAGCGATAGGAAAAGAGTTTACTTTCAGAGTGACAGTGCTGCAAGCAGTGGGCATTTCGACGGAGTACGCCGACATTTTCTGCCAGTTTAA ATTCTCCTCCAGCTTTTTGCACAGACACGACGAAGCCTTCTCCACGGAGCCAGTCAAGAACTCCGGAAAAGGCACCCCTCTCGGGTTCTACCATGTACAAAAC ATAACTGTATCCACAACCAAATCATTCATCGACTACATCAAGACCCAGCCTATCGTATTCGAAGTCTTCGGCCACTACCAACAGCACCCGCTCCACAAAGACGCCAAACTGGAAGGCAGCGTCCGACAGCCACCTCGCCGCATGCTCCCACCCTCCATTCCCATATCCCAGCCGGTCAGGTCTAGCAAATTCGGCGCACTTCCCTCCCCTTGTACCGCTCACATCCACGCCAAAGTCGACGTCCTGGTCTGGTTCGAGATTTGCGAGTTGGCCCCCAGCGGCGAGTACGTCCCCGTGGTGGTGGAGCACAGCGACGACCTGCCCTGCAGAGGGTTGTTCCTGCTGCACCAGGGCATCCAGAGACGGATCAGGATCACCATAGTTCACGATCAAGCCGCCGAAATCAAGTGGAGGGACGTGAAGGAGTTGGTGGTGGGGAGGATCAGGAACAGTCCGGAGTCGGACGAAGACGAGGATAATGATAACTCAGTTTTGTCCTTGGGACTGTTCCCAGGGGAGTATCTGGAGGTTCCCGGAGATGACAGAGTCATGTTCCGTTTCGAAGCCGCATGGGACAGTTCCCTGCACAATTCGCCGCTGTTGAACAGAGTCACGTCAGGGAGAGAACAAATCTTCATGACGATTTCAGCATATCTGGAG TTGGAAAATTGTGGCCGCCCCGCCATCATAACCAAAGATCTGAGCATGGTGATCTACGGCAGGACCGGCCCCAGCTCATTCAAACGTCTCTTCTCCGGGAATTACCGCAACGACGAAGCCAACAGACTGTCGGGAGTGTACGAATTGCTCTTGCGGCGAGCCAGCGAAGCAG GGGTGCAGCGACGCCAGCGCCGCGTCCTCGACACCAGCTCCACTTACGTCCGCGGTGAGGAGAACCTCCACGGTTGGCGCCCCAGAGGCGACTCGTTGATCTTCGACCACCAGTGGGAGCTCGAGAAGCTGACGCGTCTCGAGGAGGTGGAGTGGATGCGTCACACTCTCCTCCTGCGCGAACGTTTGGGTTACGACAGGTCGATCAATCACAACAAGTACCACGTGGAGTATACCAAGAGCGAGAAGGAAGTGTGCAATATGGTGGCCAAGAACAACAATCTGAACAACGCCGTTCAGAATAACGATTTCTACGAGTACACCGACAGGGAGAAGCAGTTGCTGATAAAGTGCATACGGTTGATCCAGGGGAAGGGTCGCGACAGCGTCTCGGGGATGAAAGATAACGAGGTGGCGAGCCCCTCGGAGGAGATGACGGAGATGAGCACCAGCATGTTGTCGAGCATGATGTCCAACGCATCGATAGAGTTGTGTTCACCGGAGAGGGCGGCTCTGCCGGGTGAATGTGCTCCCTTCCCACCGGTTCCGGTGTCGCCTCCGGGACCGAGGGATCCGGAGTTGGTGCTGTACGTGCCCGATATGGAGGAGATCAGGATTTCGCCGGTGGTTGCCAGGAAAGGATATCTGAACGTTTTGGAGCACAAGACGAAGGGATGGAAGAAGCGATGGGTG
- the unc-104 gene encoding kinesin-like protein unc-104 isoform X1 yields the protein MFPFVLGKQIPIMSSVKVAVRVRPFNNREISRECKCIIKMGGNTTTIINPKADPKEPLKSFNFDYSYWSHDEDDPEFSSQLVVYKDIGEEMLQHSFDGYNVCIFAYGQTGAGKSYTMMGKQEDGQEGIIPQICKDLFNRIHTNDNTDIKYSVEVSYMEIYCERVRDLLNPKNKGNLRVREHPLLGPYVEDLSKLAVTSYEDIHDLIDEGNKARTVAATNMNETSSRSHAVFTIFFTQQRYDQTTALCTEKVSKISLVDLAGSERADSTGAKGTRLKEGANINKSLTTLGKVISALAEIASKSKKSKKADFIPYRDSVLTWLLRENLGGNSKTAMIAAISPADINYDETLSTLRYADRAKQIVCKAVVNEDANAKLIRELKEEIQKLRELLKAEGIEVHEGPDGKVIYEKREPPRAEDNIVARNNKENNERVRTTSTTIAEEAVDQLQASEKLIAELNETWEEKLKRTEAIRIQREAVFAEMGVAVKEDGITVGVFSPKCTPHLVNLNEDPFMSECLIYYTKDGITRVGSAEANIPQDIQLVGSHIKSEHCIFENKDGKVTLIPSTGALIYVNGREITEPVVLKTGSRVILGKNHVFRFTHPDEAREMREKNTTPVETVDWNFAQIELLEKQGVDLKAEMEKRLLTLEEQYRKEKETADQLFEEQRKNYEARIDALQKQVEEQSMTMSMYSSYTPEDFNNDEDIFVNPLFDAECNWTEKEYELAANAWRKWKHHQFTSLRDDLWGNAIFLKEANAISVELKKKVQFQFTLLTETLYSPLPPDLRPVIDYDQDEDATQPKTIVAVEVQDTKNGATHYWSLDKLRQRLELMRLVYNEEVVEMPSPEVGETTTPLLRCLTQCPPSPSRFSLTSLLPSRQRLELMREMYHNEAEMSPTSPDYNVESLTGGDPFYDRFPWFRMVGRGFVYLSNLLYPVTLIHKVAIVSEKGDVRGYLRVAVQAVMDEDNSDQVGVRQSARIAFETPKAVIEHKNSHNMDERIIEGQNGIDPIKLDELIECDADSGRGDSSVSSDLKEDEIPDHLAIGKEFTFRVTVLQAVGISTEYADIFCQFKFSSSFLHRHDEAFSTEPVKNSGKGTPLGFYHVQNITVSTTKSFIDYIKTQPIVFEVFGHYQQHPLHKDAKLEGSVRQPPRRMLPPSIPISQPVRSSKFGALPSPCTAHIHAKVDVLVWFEICELAPSGEYVPVVVEHSDDLPCRGLFLLHQGIQRRIRITIVHDQAAEIKWRDVKELVVGRIRNSPESDEDEDNDNSVLSLGLFPGEYLEVPGDDRVMFRFEAAWDSSLHNSPLLNRVTSGREQIFMTISAYLELENCGRPAIITKDLSMVIYGRTGPSSFKRLFSGNYRNDEANRLSGVYELLLRRASEAGSPGVQRRQRRVLDTSSTYVRGEENLHGWRPRGDSLIFDHQWELEKLTRLEEVEWMRHTLLLRERLGYDRSINHNKYHVEYTKSEKEVCNMVAKNNNLNNAVQNNDFYEYTDREKQLLIKCIRLIQGKGRDSVSGMKDNEVASPSEEMTEMSTSMLSSMMSNASIELCSPERAALPGECAPFPPVPVSPPGPRDPELVLYVPDMEEIRISPVVARKGYLNVLEHKTKGWKKRWVSVRRPYVFIFRDEKDPVERALINLGTAQVEYSEDQLAMVRLPNTFSVVSKHRGYLLQTLHEKEVHDWLYAINPLLAGQIRSKSARRNPQSRQENCDSVGSVACK from the exons ATGTTTCCCTTTG TTTTAGGGAAACAAATTCCGATCATGTCGTCGGTAAAAGTAGCAGTACGGGTCCGGCCCTTCAACAACAGAGAAATATCACGAGAATGCAAATGTATAATAAAGATGGGTGGCAACACCACCA CCATCATCAACCCGAAAGCAGACCCTAAAGAGCCCCTCAAGAGCTTCAACTTTGACTATTCTTACTGGTCCCATGAC GAAGACGATCCCGAATTCTCCTCACAACTTGTCGTCTACAAAGACATCGGCGAGGAGATGCTGCAGCACTCCTTCGACGGCTACAATGTCTGCATCTTCGCCTACGGCCAAACCGGAGCGGGCAAGTCCTACACGATGATGGGCAAACAAGAAGACGGACAAGAAGGCATCATCCCCCAAATCTGCAAGGACCTATTCAACAGAATACACACTAACGATAACACCGACATCAAGTATTCAGTGGAAGTAAGCTACATGGAGATCTACTGCGAGAGGGTGCGAGACTTGCTCAACCCCAAGAACAAAGGGAACTTGAGGGTCCGCGAGCACCCCCTCCTGGGGCCATACGTCGAGGATCTGAGCAAGCTGGCGGTGACCAGCTACGAGGACATTCACGACCTCATCGACGAAGGCAACAAGGCCCGCACCGTCGCCGCCACCAACATGAACGAAACCAGTTCGAGGTCGCACGCCGTGTTTACTATTTTCTTCACGCAGCAGCGATACGATCAGACCACCGCGTTGTGCACGGAGAAGGTGTCGAAGATCTCGCTGGTCGACCTTGCCGGCTCCGAGAGGGCCGACTCCACGGGTGCCAAGGGAACGAGGCTGAAGGAGGGCGCCAACATCAACAAGAGTCTCACCACTTTGGGGAAAGTCATATCGGCCCTCGCTGAAATC GCCTCCAAGAGCAAGAAATCGAAAAAGGCCGACTTCATACCTTACCGAGACTCGGTCCTCACCTGGCTGCTCCGCGAGAACCTCGGGGGCAACAGCAAGACCGCCATGATCGCCGCCATCTCCCCCGCCGACATCAATTACGACGAGACCCTTTCCACCCTCAG GTACGCCGACAGGGCGAAACAGATCGTGTGCAAGGCCGTCGTCAACGAGGACGCCAACGCGAAACTCATCCGCGAGCTCAAGGAGGAGATCCAGAAGCTGCGCGAACTCCTCAAGGCCGAAGGGATCGAAGTGCACGAGG GGCCGGATGGCAAAGTTATTTATGAGAAAAGGGAGCCCCCTA GAGCGGAGGATAACATCGTCGCCCGCAACAACAAGGAGAACAACGAGAGGGTGAGGACGACGTCGACGACGATAGCCGAGGAGGCGGTCGACCAATTGCAAGCCAGCGAGAAGCTGATAGCCG AACTGAACGAGACGTGGGAGGAGAAGCTGAAACGCACCGAGGCCATCAGGATACAACGCGAGGCCGTCTTCGCCGAGATGGGGGTGGCCGTGAAGGAGGACGGCATCACGGTGGGGGTGTTCTCCCCCAAGTGCACGCCCCACTTGGTCAACTTGAACGAGGACCCGTTCATGTCGGAGTGCTTGATTTATTACACGAAGGACGGCATCACGAGGGTGGGATCCGCGGAGGCCAACATTCCGCAGGACATTCAGCTGGTCGGCTCCCACATCAAATCGGAGCACTGCATCTTCGAGAACAAAGACGGCAAAGTTACGCTGATACCGTCGACTGGGGCCCTAATTTATGTTAATGGACGGGAG ATCACGGAACCCGTGGTCCTCAAGACCGGCTCTAGAGTAATCCTCGGCAAGAACCACGTGTTCCGTTTCACTCATCCAGACGAAGCGAGAGAAATGCGCGAGAAGAACACCACCCCCGTCGAAACCGTCGACTGGAACTTCGCACAGATCGAGCTCCTGGAGAAGCAAGGCGTCGATCTCAAAGCCGAAATGGAGAAGCGTCTCCTCACCCTGGAAGAACAATACCGCAAAGAGAAAGAAACCGCCGACCAACTGTTCGAAGAACAGAGAAAG AACTACGAGGCCAGAATCGACGCCCTGCAGAAACAGGTGGAAGAGCAGAGCATGACGATGTCGATGTACAGTTCCTACACTCCCGAAGACTTCAACAATGACGAAGACATTTTCG TGAACCCTCTGTTTGACGCAGAGTGCAATTGGACCGAGAAAGAGTACGAGCTGGCGGCCAACGCCTGGAGGAAGTGGAAGCATCACCAGTTCACGTCGTTACGCGACGATCTGTGGGGCAACGCCATCTTCCTCAAAGAGGCGAATGCCATATCCGTCGAACTCAAGAAGAAG GTCCAGTTCCAGTTCACTTTGCTCACCGAAACCTTGTACTCTCCCCTGCCGCCCGACCTGCGCCCCGTCATCGACTACGACCAAGACGAGGACGCCACCCAACCCAAGACCATCGTCGCCGTCGAGGTCCAGGACACTAAGAACGGCGCCACTCACTACTGGTCGCTGGACAAGTTGCG TCAAAGACTGGAATTGATGCGTCTGGTTTATAACGAGGAAGTGGTCGAAATGCCGAGTCCGGAAGTTGGCGAAACGACGACGCCTTTGCTGAGATGTCTGACGCAATGTCCACCGTCACCTTCACGCTTCTCTCTTACCAGTCTGTTACCGTCGAG ACAAAGACTCGAACTGATGCGCGAGATGTACCACAACGAGGCCGAGATGTCTCCCACGTCTCCCGATTACAATGTGGAGTCGCTGACCGGGGGCGACCCCTTCTACGACCGCTTCCCCTGGTTCAGGATGGTGGGTCGCGGGTTCGTCTACTTGAGCAACCTCCTCTACCCCGTCACGCTCATCCACAAAGTGGCGATCGTGAGCGAAAAGGGTGACGTCAGGGGGTACCTGAGGGTGGCAGTTCAAGCTGTCATGGACGAGGACAATTCCGATCAAGTGGGCGTCCGACAGAGTGCCAGGATAGCCTTCGAAACGCCTAAAG CCGTTATCGAACACAAAAACAGCCACAACATGGACGAACGTATTATCGAAGGTCAGAACGGTATTGATCCCATTAAGCTCGATGAACTTATTGAGTGTGATGCAGATTCGGGTCGTGGAGACAGTTCGGTGTCTTCAGATTTGAAAGAGGACGAAATTCCCGATCATTTAGCGATAGGAAAAGAGTTTACTTTCAGAGTGACAGTGCTGCAAGCAGTGGGCATTTCGACGGAGTACGCCGACATTTTCTGCCAGTTTAA ATTCTCCTCCAGCTTTTTGCACAGACACGACGAAGCCTTCTCCACGGAGCCAGTCAAGAACTCCGGAAAAGGCACCCCTCTCGGGTTCTACCATGTACAAAAC ATAACTGTATCCACAACCAAATCATTCATCGACTACATCAAGACCCAGCCTATCGTATTCGAAGTCTTCGGCCACTACCAACAGCACCCGCTCCACAAAGACGCCAAACTGGAAGGCAGCGTCCGACAGCCACCTCGCCGCATGCTCCCACCCTCCATTCCCATATCCCAGCCGGTCAGGTCTAGCAAATTCGGCGCACTTCCCTCCCCTTGTACCGCTCACATCCACGCCAAAGTCGACGTCCTGGTCTGGTTCGAGATTTGCGAGTTGGCCCCCAGCGGCGAGTACGTCCCCGTGGTGGTGGAGCACAGCGACGACCTGCCCTGCAGAGGGTTGTTCCTGCTGCACCAGGGCATCCAGAGACGGATCAGGATCACCATAGTTCACGATCAAGCCGCCGAAATCAAGTGGAGGGACGTGAAGGAGTTGGTGGTGGGGAGGATCAGGAACAGTCCGGAGTCGGACGAAGACGAGGATAATGATAACTCAGTTTTGTCCTTGGGACTGTTCCCAGGGGAGTATCTGGAGGTTCCCGGAGATGACAGAGTCATGTTCCGTTTCGAAGCCGCATGGGACAGTTCCCTGCACAATTCGCCGCTGTTGAACAGAGTCACGTCAGGGAGAGAACAAATCTTCATGACGATTTCAGCATATCTGGAG TTGGAAAATTGTGGCCGCCCCGCCATCATAACCAAAGATCTGAGCATGGTGATCTACGGCAGGACCGGCCCCAGCTCATTCAAACGTCTCTTCTCCGGGAATTACCGCAACGACGAAGCCAACAGACTGTCGGGAGTGTACGAATTGCTCTTGCGGCGAGCCAGCGAAGCAGGTAGTCCAG GGGTGCAGCGACGCCAGCGCCGCGTCCTCGACACCAGCTCCACTTACGTCCGCGGTGAGGAGAACCTCCACGGTTGGCGCCCCAGAGGCGACTCGTTGATCTTCGACCACCAGTGGGAGCTCGAGAAGCTGACGCGTCTCGAGGAGGTGGAGTGGATGCGTCACACTCTCCTCCTGCGCGAACGTTTGGGTTACGACAGGTCGATCAATCACAACAAGTACCACGTGGAGTATACCAAGAGCGAGAAGGAAGTGTGCAATATGGTGGCCAAGAACAACAATCTGAACAACGCCGTTCAGAATAACGATTTCTACGAGTACACCGACAGGGAGAAGCAGTTGCTGATAAAGTGCATACGGTTGATCCAGGGGAAGGGTCGCGACAGCGTCTCGGGGATGAAAGATAACGAGGTGGCGAGCCCCTCGGAGGAGATGACGGAGATGAGCACCAGCATGTTGTCGAGCATGATGTCCAACGCATCGATAGAGTTGTGTTCACCGGAGAGGGCGGCTCTGCCGGGTGAATGTGCTCCCTTCCCACCGGTTCCGGTGTCGCCTCCGGGACCGAGGGATCCGGAGTTGGTGCTGTACGTGCCCGATATGGAGGAGATCAGGATTTCGCCGGTGGTTGCCAGGAAAGGATATCTGAACGTTTTGGAGCACAAGACGAAGGGATGGAAGAAGCGATGGGTG